A part of Escherichia marmotae genomic DNA contains:
- the amn gene encoding AMP nucleosidase yields MNNKGSGLTPAQALDKLDALYEQSVVALRNAIGKYIKSGELPDENTRKQGLFVYPSLTVTWDGSTTNPPKTRAFGRFTHAGSYTTTITRPALFRSYLNEQLTLLYQDYGAHISVQPSQHEIPYPYVIDGSELTLDRSMSAGLTRYFPTTELAQIGDETADGIYHPAEFSPLSHFDARRVDFSLARLRHYTGTPVEHFQPFVLFTNYTRYVDEFVRWGCSQILDPESPYIALSCAGGNWITAETEAPEEAISDLAWKKHQMPAWHLITIDGQGITLVNIGVGPSNAKTICDHLAVLRPDVWLMIGHCGGLRESQSIGDYVLAHAYLRDDHVLDAVLPPDIPIPSIAEVQRALYDATKLVSGRPGEEVKQRLRTGTVVTTDDRNWELRYSASALRFNLSRAVAIDMESATIAAQGYRFRVPYGTLLCVSDKPLHGEIKLPGQANRFYEGAISEHLQIGIRAIDLLRAEGDRLHSRKLRTFNEPPFR; encoded by the coding sequence ATGAATAATAAGGGCTCCGGTCTGACCCCAGCTCAGGCACTGGATAAACTCGACGCGCTGTATGAGCAATCTGTAGTCGCTTTACGCAATGCCATTGGCAAATATATTAAAAGTGGCGAATTGCCTGATGAAAACACCCGCAAACAAGGTCTTTTTGTCTATCCATCACTGACCGTGACCTGGGACGGCAGCACAACCAATCCCCCCAAAACACGCGCTTTCGGTCGCTTTACTCACGCTGGCAGCTATACCACCACCATCACACGCCCTGCTCTCTTTCGTTCGTATCTCAATGAACAACTTACTTTGTTGTATCAGGATTATGGCGCGCATATCTCCGTGCAACCGTCACAGCATGAAATCCCCTACCCCTATGTCATTGATGGCTCCGAGTTAACGCTTGATCGCTCAATGAGCGCCGGACTAACGCGTTATTTCCCGACAACAGAGCTGGCACAAATTGGCGATGAAACTGCAGACGGCATTTATCATCCGGCGGAATTTTCTCCGTTATCGCATTTTGATGCACGCCGGGTAGATTTTTCCCTCGCGCGGTTACGCCATTATACCGGCACACCTGTCGAACATTTTCAGCCGTTCGTCTTGTTTACCAACTACACACGTTATGTGGATGAATTCGTTCGTTGGGGATGCAGCCAGATCCTTGATCCTGAAAGCCCTTATATTGCACTTTCTTGCGCTGGCGGGAACTGGATCACTGCCGAAACAGAAGCACCTGAAGAAGCAATTTCCGACCTCGCATGGAAAAAACACCAGATGCCCGCCTGGCATTTAATCACTATTGATGGTCAGGGCATCACTCTGGTGAATATTGGCGTGGGGCCGTCAAATGCAAAAACCATCTGTGATCATCTGGCGGTGCTACGCCCGGATGTCTGGTTAATGATTGGTCACTGCGGTGGATTACGTGAAAGCCAGTCTATTGGTGATTATGTACTTGCGCATGCTTATTTACGCGATGACCACGTTCTCGATGCGGTTCTGCCGCCCGATATTCCTATTCCCAGCATTGCTGAAGTGCAACGTGCGCTTTATGACGCGACCAAGCTGGTCAGCGGTAGACCGGGTGAGGAAGTTAAACAGCGGTTACGTACTGGCACTGTGGTAACCACAGATGACAGGAACTGGGAGCTGCGCTACTCGGCTTCTGCACTGCGTTTTAACTTAAGCCGGGCCGTGGCGATTGATATGGAAAGTGCAACCATTGCAGCACAAGGATATCGTTTCCGCGTGCCATACGGGACGCTACTGTGTGTTTCAGATAAGCCGTTGCATGGTGAGATTAAACTTCCCGGCCAGGCTAACCGTTTTTACGAAGGCGCTATTTCCGAGCACCTGCAAATTGGCATTCGGGCGATAGATTTGCTGCGCGCGGAAGGCGATCGACTGCATTCGCGTAAACTGCGAACCTTTAATGAGCCGCCGTTCCGGTAA
- the shiA gene encoding shikimate transporter: protein MDSTLISTRPDEGTLSLSRARRAALGSFAGAVVDWYDFLLYGITAALVFNREFFPQISPAMGTLAAFATFGVGFLFRPLGGVIFGHFGDRLGRKRMLMLTVWMMGIATALIGILPSFSTIGWWAPILLVTLRAIQGFAVGGEWGGAALLSVESAPKNKKAFYSSGVQVGYGVGLLLSTGLVSLISMMTTDEQFLSWGWRIPFLFSIILVLGALWVRNGMEESAEFEQQQHNQVTAQKRIPVIEALLRHPGAFLKIIALRLCELLTMYIVTAFALNYSTQNMGLPRELFLNIGLLVGGLSCLTIPCFAWLADRFGRRRVYITGALIGALSAFPFFMALEAQSIFWIVFFSIMLANIAHDMVVCVQQPMFTEMFGASYRYSGAGVGYQIASVVGGGFTPFIAAALITYFAGDWHSVAIYLLAGCLISAITALLMKDNQRA from the coding sequence ATGGACTCCACGCTCATCTCCACGCGTCCCGATGAAGGCACGCTTTCGTTAAGTCGCGCCCGACGAGCTGCGTTAGGCAGTTTCGCCGGTGCCGTCGTCGACTGGTACGATTTTTTACTCTATGGCATTACCGCCGCACTGGTGTTTAATCGCGAGTTTTTCCCGCAAATAAGCCCGGCAATGGGAACGCTCGCCGCATTTGCTACTTTTGGGGTCGGTTTCCTTTTCCGTCCGCTCGGAGGTGTCATTTTCGGCCATTTTGGCGACCGTCTGGGACGTAAACGCATGTTAATGCTGACCGTCTGGATGATGGGCATCGCAACAGCTTTGATTGGTATTCTCCCTTCGTTTTCGACTATTGGCTGGTGGGCACCGATTTTACTGGTGACGCTGCGTGCCATTCAGGGTTTTGCCGTCGGCGGAGAGTGGGGAGGCGCTGCATTGCTGTCTGTTGAAAGCGCGCCGAAAAATAAAAAAGCCTTTTACAGCAGCGGCGTACAAGTTGGTTACGGTGTAGGGTTACTACTTTCAACCGGACTGGTTTCACTGATCAGCATGATGACTACTGATGAGCAGTTTTTGAGCTGGGGCTGGCGCATCCCTTTCCTGTTTAGCATCATACTGGTGCTGGGCGCATTGTGGGTGCGTAATGGCATGGAGGAGTCCGCTGAATTTGAACAACAGCAACATAATCAAGTGACCGCGCAAAAGCGTATCCCGGTTATCGAAGCCCTGTTACGACATCCCGGCGCTTTCCTGAAGATTATTGCACTACGCCTGTGCGAGTTGCTGACAATGTATATCGTTACCGCCTTTGCACTTAACTATTCAACCCAGAATATGGGGTTACCGCGCGAATTGTTCCTTAATATTGGTTTGCTGGTGGGTGGGTTAAGCTGTCTGACAATTCCCTGTTTTGCCTGGCTTGCCGACCGTTTTGGCCGCCGTAGGGTGTATATCACTGGCGCGTTAATTGGAGCGTTAAGCGCGTTTCCTTTCTTTATGGCGCTTGAGGCACAGTCCATTTTCTGGATTGTTTTCTTCTCCATTATGCTGGCGAACATTGCACATGACATGGTGGTTTGTGTGCAACAACCGATGTTCACCGAGATGTTTGGTGCCAGTTATCGCTACAGCGGCGCGGGGGTCGGATACCAGATTGCCAGTGTGGTAGGGGGTGGATTTACACCTTTTATTGCTGCAGCTCTCATTACTTATTTTGCTGGAGACTGGCATAGCGTCGCCATTTATTTGCTGGCAGGATGCCTGATTTCCGCAATAACTGCTTTGTTGATGAAAGACAATCAACGCGCCTGA
- the mtfA gene encoding DgsA anti-repressor MtfA: MIKWPWKVQETAHDDAIPWKEALAIPLLTCLTEQEQNKLVTLAERFLQQKRLVPLQGVELDALKSGRIALLFCLPVMELGLEWLDGFHEVLIYPAPFVVDDEWEDDIGLVHNQRIVQSGQSWQQGPIVLNWLDIQDSFDASGFNLIIHEVAHKLDTRNGDRASGVPFISLREVAGWEHDLHAAMDNIQEEIELVGENASSIDAYAASDPAECFAVLSEYFFSAPELFAPRFPSLWQRFCQFYQQDPLQRLRNANERDAYSAPDVH, translated from the coding sequence ATGATTAAGTGGCCCTGGAAAGTACAAGAAACCGCCCATGATGATGCAATTCCGTGGAAGGAAGCTTTGGCGATACCTCTTTTGACATGTTTGACTGAGCAAGAGCAAAACAAATTAGTCACTCTGGCTGAACGTTTTTTGCAACAAAAACGGCTGGTTCCTTTACAAGGCGTTGAACTTGATGCATTGAAAAGTGGTCGCATTGCCTTGCTGTTTTGCTTACCTGTTATGGAACTGGGACTGGAATGGCTGGATGGATTTCATGAAGTGTTAATTTACCCGGCACCATTTGTGGTAGACGATGAATGGGAAGACGATATAGGGCTGGTTCATAATCAACGTATTGTTCAGTCAGGTCAAAGCTGGCAGCAAGGTCCTATCGTGCTGAATTGGCTCGATATACAGGATTCTTTCGATGCCTCGGGATTTAATCTGATTATCCATGAAGTTGCACATAAACTGGACACCCGAAATGGCGATCGCGCCAGTGGCGTCCCCTTTATTTCTTTACGCGAAGTCGCGGGCTGGGAACACGATCTTCACGCTGCGATGGATAACATTCAGGAAGAAATTGAGTTAGTGGGGGAGAATGCCTCCAGCATCGATGCTTATGCTGCCAGTGATCCTGCCGAATGTTTTGCCGTGCTTTCCGAATACTTTTTTAGTGCTCCGGAGCTTTTTGCGCCTCGCTTCCCCTCGCTGTGGCAACGTTTCTGCCAATTTTATCAGCAGGATCCACTGCAAAGACTGCGAAATGCTAATGAAAGGGACGCATATTCAGCACCAGATGTTCATTAA
- a CDS encoding glycosyltransferase family 9 protein, translating to MSLTSIFRRITFSYYDYSCEDIDIANTKFAVIHIPDQIGDAMAIYPIIRSLESHKIKHLLIVTSTINKSVFDALHLKYTKLTLVSMTMQDYASLNEIKKLAKSIREQHGTPDLCIEAMRKKNLKTMLFISHLKAKTNLQVVGLTMTCYSPLCKSASTMDQSLRAPVPMTWAFMMREAGFPPVPPLFELPIHEEVIDEVHYELDPLGSYIALNLDGSAQERTFSETIAQKLIAMIKNETNMPIVIVHGPNGTEKAVELTQYFDNVYHLSLSPSIARSAAVIKNAFLAITPDTSILHMTSAYNVPVIAVYADYKTRWPAMADISETIVVGKEIDRINLDEFRNTVKRIIVKIQS from the coding sequence AATTTGCAGTCATTCACATCCCAGATCAAATTGGTGATGCAATGGCTATTTACCCAATAATTAGATCGCTGGAATCACATAAAATAAAACATTTATTAATTGTCACATCTACAATTAATAAATCTGTTTTTGATGCGCTTCATCTTAAATACACCAAATTAACATTAGTCAGTATGACAATGCAGGACTATGCCAGTTTAAATGAAATAAAAAAACTGGCGAAAAGTATAAGAGAGCAACACGGTACACCAGATCTCTGTATTGAAGCGATGCGCAAGAAAAACTTGAAAACAATGCTATTCATAAGTCATTTAAAGGCGAAAACGAATTTACAAGTTGTGGGTTTAACGATGACATGTTATTCCCCATTATGTAAATCGGCATCAACAATGGATCAGTCTCTTCGAGCGCCAGTACCAATGACATGGGCTTTCATGATGCGAGAAGCAGGTTTCCCACCCGTCCCCCCTTTATTTGAATTACCGATCCACGAAGAGGTAATAGACGAGGTACATTATGAACTGGATCCATTGGGTTCTTACATCGCTCTTAATCTTGATGGCAGTGCCCAGGAAAGAACCTTTTCAGAAACAATAGCTCAAAAGCTAATAGCTATGATTAAAAATGAAACAAATATGCCAATTGTCATTGTTCATGGACCCAATGGTACTGAAAAAGCAGTAGAGCTAACCCAGTATTTTGACAATGTCTATCATTTATCATTGTCTCCTTCAATAGCACGTTCTGCTGCCGTCATAAAAAATGCTTTTCTCGCGATAACGCCAGATACCTCTATTTTGCATATGACAAGTGCTTATAATGTTCCTGTCATCGCCGTGTATGCCGATTATAAAACACGCTGGCCTGCAATGGCGGATATTTCAGAGACAATTGTAGTAGGGAAAGAGATTGATCGCATCAATCTGGATGAATTCAGAAACACGGTGAAAAGAATTATCGTAAAAATTCAATCCTGA